The Pseudomonas fluorescens nucleotide sequence CCTTGGTTCACTGGAAGTCGGCAGCCCGATCCTTTACCGTCAGGTCAAGGTCGGTACGGTGCAGAGCTATCAGTTCTCGAAGAAGAGCAAACGCCTGCTGATCGGTGTGCATATCGAGAAAGAGTACGCCGGCCTGGTCAACGGTTCGACGCGCTTCTGGAATGCCAGCGGCATTACCCTGAGTGGTGGCCTGTCGGGCATTCAGATCAAGAGTGAATCGCTGCAAAGCCTGATGGCCGGCGGCATTGCCTTCGACACACCCATCCCGAATGTGAAGCTCAAGCGCCGTATTCCATTCTTCCGCCTGAATGAAAGCCAGGAGGTGGCCAACCGCAGCGGTACCACGGTAACCATTCGTGTCGATCGCGCGGACGGCCTCAAGGTCGGCACGCCGATTCGCTTCAAGGGCCTGGACGTCGGCAAGGTCGAGCAGGTCGACCTGACCAATGATCTGCAGGCGGTGCTGCTCAAGGCACGCATCACCGAAGTGCCGGAGCGCATTGCCCGCGAAGGTTCGCAGTTCTGGGTGGTCAAGCCGGCCTTGGGCATCGTCAAGACCGCCAACCTGGAAACCCTGGTCACTGGTCAGTACCTGGAAGTGCAGCCGGCAGTCAGGAGTACCGGGCCACAGCTCACCTTCAATGCCTTGCCACAGGCGCCGGATTTCTCCGAGCGCGAAGCGGGATTGTCGCTGGTGCTCAGTGCTGCGCGGCGGGGTTCGATCAAACCGGGCGTGCCAGTCACTTACCGCGAGATCCCGGTAGGCAAGGTCACCGGTTTCGAATTGGGGCAGACCGCCGACCGGGTGCTGATCCATATCCTGATCGAACCCAAGTATGCATCGCTGGTACGCGGCGGTAGCCGTTTCTGGAACAGTAGCGGCTTTGGCTTCGACATCGGCCTGTTCAAAGGCGCGACGGTGCGTACCGAGTCGCTGGAGACCCTGATCGAGGGTGGTATTGCCTTCGCAACGCCGGAGGGCGAGAAGATGGGCAACCCGGCGCGCCCGCAGCAGACCTTTGCTTTGTTCGACAAGGCCGAGGATGAATGGCTGCAGTGGGCGCCGAAGATTCAGATTGGTAAGTAGTCGCTAGCCATCGCGGGGCAAGCCCGCTCTTACACAAACCTGTAGGAGCGGGCTTGACCCGCGATGCTTTTTTGCAAGCAACCCAAATCACAGGCAATAAAAAACCGACCCTAGGGTCGGTTTTTCAACAAGCGTGTCGCTTAGGCAGCTGCAGCTTCTTTCAGCGCCTTGATGTGGCCATTCAGACGGCCTTTATGGCGAGCAGCCTTGTTCTTGTGGATGATACCTTTATCGGCCATGCGGTCGATAACTGGAACAGCCAGAGTGTAAGCAGCTTGCGCTTTTTCGGCGTCTTTTGCGTCGATGGCTTTAACTACATTCTTGATGTAGGTACGAACCATGGAACGCAGGCTGGCGTTGTGGCTGCGACGCTTCTCAGCCTGTTTTGCACGTTTTTTGGCGGAAGGTGAGTTGGCCACCGTCGAGCTCCTCGAAAGACTTGGTAAATAGCAAACAAAATAGGCCGCGAATCATGCCGATGAGTTGATCGGTTGTCAAGGGCACTTGCATGGTTCCGCTGAGTGGTCGTTCTGTACAAGGGAGTGATTCCCTTCTGCGGTACGACCTGTAAACTCGGGAGTTTTTGCTCTGCTTGCGTTGCGGCGCGGAGTATCGCACAACTGGGCGCGTTGCGGCACAGCCCTTTATCCTCAGGCGTGAAAAACTTTCGATGAATCTTCTCAAATCCCTGGCCGCGGTCAGCTCCATCACCATGATCTCGCGGGTGCTGGGCTTTGTCCGTGACACCATCCTGGCGCGGGTATTCGGCGCCGGCGTGGCCACCGACGCCTTTTTCATTGCCTTCAAACTGCCCAACCTGCTGCGGCGTATCTTTGCCGAAGGCGCGTTTTCCCAAGCGTTCGTGCCGATTCTGGCCGAATACAAGACCCAGCAAGGCGAGGAGGCGACCCGCACCTTCATCGCTTATGTCAGCGGCCTGCTGACCCTGGTGCTGGCCCTGGTCACCGCCCTCGGCATTCTCGCTGCGCCCTGGGTGGTATGGGTCACGGCACCGGGTTTTGTCGACAGCGCCGAAAAGTACCAGCTGACCACCGACCTGCTGCGGGTGACCTTCCCTTATATATTGCTGATCTCGCTGTCATCGCTGGCCGGCGCCATCCTCAATACCTGGAACCGCTTTTCGGTACCCGCGTTCGTGCCGACCCTGCTCAACGTGGCGATGATCGGCTTTACCCTGTTCCTGACACCGTACTTCGACCCACCGATCATGGCCCTGGCCTGGGGCGTGCTGGCTGGCGGCCTGGCGCAGCTTTTGTATCAGCTGCCGCACCTGAAGAAGATCGGCATGCTCGTGCTGCCGCGCCTGAACCTGCGCGATAGCGGCGTGTGGCGGGTACTCAAGCAGATGCTGCCGGCGATCCTAGGGGTCTCGGTGAGCCAGATCTCGCTGATCATCAACACCATCTTCGCCTCGTTCCTGGTGGCAGGCTCGGTGTCGTGGATGTATTACGCCGACCGCCTGATGGAGCTGCCTTCCGGAGTGCTCGGCGTGGCCCTGGGCACCATCCTCCTGCCAACCCTGGCCAAGACCTACGCCAACCGCGACCGCGACGAGTATTCGCGGATTCTCGACTGGGGCCTGCGCCTGTGCTTTCTGCTGGTGCTGCCGTGCACCTTGGCCATGGCGATTCTCGCCGAGCCGCTGACCGTGGCGCTGTTCCAGTACGGTAAATTCAGCGCTTTCGACGCAGCCATGACCCAACGTGCGCTGATTGCCTATTCACTCGGCCTGCTGGCGATTATTCTGGTCAAGGTGCTGGCACCTGGCTTCTAT carries:
- the murJ gene encoding murein biosynthesis integral membrane protein MurJ, with amino-acid sequence MNLLKSLAAVSSITMISRVLGFVRDTILARVFGAGVATDAFFIAFKLPNLLRRIFAEGAFSQAFVPILAEYKTQQGEEATRTFIAYVSGLLTLVLALVTALGILAAPWVVWVTAPGFVDSAEKYQLTTDLLRVTFPYILLISLSSLAGAILNTWNRFSVPAFVPTLLNVAMIGFTLFLTPYFDPPIMALAWGVLAGGLAQLLYQLPHLKKIGMLVLPRLNLRDSGVWRVLKQMLPAILGVSVSQISLIINTIFASFLVAGSVSWMYYADRLMELPSGVLGVALGTILLPTLAKTYANRDRDEYSRILDWGLRLCFLLVLPCTLAMAILAEPLTVALFQYGKFSAFDAAMTQRALIAYSLGLLAIILVKVLAPGFYAQQNIRTPVKIAIFTLVCTQLFNLAFITHLQHAGLALAISLGACLNAGLLYWKLRQQQLFQPQPGWAKFLAKLVVAVLLMSTVLLVGMHYMPAWAEGQMLERFLRLGALILAGVVTYFGCLLLFGFRPRDFARKALH
- the rpsT gene encoding 30S ribosomal protein S20, translating into MANSPSAKKRAKQAEKRRSHNASLRSMVRTYIKNVVKAIDAKDAEKAQAAYTLAVPVIDRMADKGIIHKNKAARHKGRLNGHIKALKEAAAA